Proteins co-encoded in one Sporosarcina sp. FSL K6-1522 genomic window:
- a CDS encoding sugar transferase codes for MKRFFDFICSLVGLLFLLPLLVIIALLIRMKLGSPIIFVQQRPGLKGKPFNIYKFRSMTNAKDEHGNLLPNHLRLTKFSKVIRKLSLDELPQLFNVLKGDISLVGPRPLLMDYLELYSEEQSRRHDVRPGITGWAQVNGRNAISWEEKFEHDVWYVDNQSFLLDMKILFITVKKVLISDGVNKSEEVTMERFRGVPQIKDRRPPNV; via the coding sequence ATGAAAAGATTTTTTGATTTTATATGTAGTCTAGTTGGTTTGTTGTTCTTACTCCCCTTATTAGTGATTATAGCCTTATTAATAAGAATGAAATTGGGATCCCCTATAATTTTTGTTCAACAACGTCCCGGCCTAAAAGGCAAGCCATTTAATATTTACAAATTTAGATCAATGACGAATGCGAAGGATGAGCATGGGAATTTATTGCCGAATCATCTTCGTTTGACTAAATTCAGTAAAGTTATACGAAAACTAAGTTTGGATGAGTTACCACAATTGTTTAATGTTTTAAAAGGGGATATTAGTCTTGTAGGTCCACGGCCTTTACTAATGGATTACTTAGAACTGTATTCCGAAGAACAATCAAGAAGGCACGATGTTCGTCCGGGCATTACAGGATGGGCTCAAGTAAATGGTAGGAACGCTATAAGTTGGGAAGAGAAGTTTGAACATGATGTTTGGTATGTCGATAATCAGTCCTTTCTTCTAGATATGAAAATTTTATTTATTACCGTCAAGAAAGTTTTAATTTCTGACGGTGTAAATAAAAGCGAAGAAGTCACGATGGAACGATTTAGGGGAGTTCCGCAAATAAAAGATAGGAGACCGCCGAATGTGTAA
- the wecB gene encoding UDP-N-acetylglucosamine 2-epimerase (non-hydrolyzing), with amino-acid sequence MSKLKVMTIVGTRPEIIRLSETIKACDRYFDQVLVHTGQNWDYTLNEVFFEELELRQPDHYLNAVGEHLGETIGNIIAKSYEVLEKEKPDALLVLGDTNSCMSAISAKRLKIPIFHMEAGNRCFDQNVPEEINRKVVDHISDINLPYTEHSRRYLLSEGFRKEHIFVTGSPMAEVLSKHMDKINDSKVLRELGLEKGNYILVSAHREENIDNEENFLSLMNAINNIAEKYQVPVIYSTHPRSWKKIEERGFKFHPLVRQLKPFGFLDYNHLQLHSFVVLSDSGTLSEESAMLGFPGVLIRTSTERPEVLDKGTVVVGGITEKEITQSVELSRAMWENEEKTYLADDYQDKNVSVKIVKVIQSYADTIKKVVWKKG; translated from the coding sequence ATGAGTAAGCTAAAAGTAATGACAATCGTGGGAACAAGACCCGAGATCATTAGATTGTCAGAAACGATAAAAGCATGCGATCGATATTTTGACCAAGTACTTGTACATACCGGACAAAACTGGGATTACACATTAAATGAAGTCTTTTTTGAGGAGCTTGAGTTACGTCAGCCCGATCATTATTTAAATGCAGTTGGTGAACACCTCGGTGAGACGATAGGGAATATTATTGCTAAGTCTTATGAAGTATTGGAAAAAGAAAAGCCAGATGCATTACTCGTTTTAGGTGATACGAATAGCTGCATGTCTGCAATTTCAGCCAAACGACTTAAAATTCCGATTTTCCATATGGAGGCGGGAAATCGCTGTTTTGACCAAAACGTTCCCGAAGAAATTAACCGCAAAGTAGTCGATCATATTTCGGATATTAATCTACCTTATACAGAACATAGTCGTAGATATCTACTATCTGAAGGCTTCCGAAAAGAACATATCTTTGTTACGGGTTCCCCGATGGCAGAAGTACTGTCTAAACACATGGACAAAATTAATGACAGTAAGGTTCTGAGGGAGTTGGGACTTGAAAAAGGGAACTACATTCTTGTGTCTGCGCATCGTGAAGAAAATATAGATAACGAAGAGAATTTTCTATCACTTATGAACGCGATTAATAACATCGCAGAAAAGTATCAGGTACCTGTCATTTATTCTACACATCCACGTAGTTGGAAGAAGATTGAAGAGCGTGGGTTTAAGTTCCATCCGTTGGTCAGGCAGCTAAAACCTTTCGGCTTTCTGGACTATAATCACCTTCAATTACATTCATTTGTTGTCTTGTCTGATAGTGGAACATTATCTGAGGAGTCAGCAATGCTTGGGTTCCCTGGGGTCCTGATTAGAACGTCGACTGAACGTCCAGAAGTATTAGATAAAGGGACTGTTGTAGTTGGGGGGATTACGGAAAAAGAAATCACTCAATCTGTGGAGTTGAGCCGGGCCATGTGGGAGAACGAAGAGAAAACTTATCTTGCTGATGATTATCAAGATAAGAATGTTTCGGTGAAAATCGTTAAGGTTATTCAAAGTTATGCAGATACCATTAAAAAGGTTGTCTGGAAGAAAGGGTAA
- a CDS encoding nucleotidyltransferase family protein yields MNDSYGFDMKQMSNELTLLIELLKTTNGNNIGVTNNEYLKKTDWDQFLQLTMYHRLHPLIYLKLKDLECEYIPALVMQRLEQEYKKNAYEMLKLSGEMGYVSELFRENNIRSLFLKGPVIALDLYGDVSLRTSKDLDILISLNDLDKTREILLKCGYEKEEVLTPLGNKVGRMLAKDENYVHPKKGTIIEIHWKLHPYSLNEPDFEELWGRKRIKNFGNYPIHFLGEEDLFLFLVAHGARHGWFRLRWLLDIHQIMSNQINTEGNSSILKKIDHRHLVWGVNYLGQAIILTSMLFDTPINGAVQSITERNGAKKLAKKTLIHLSWQAQLKNTPSREYLDKSPARYTFSIMPSNQKIIFLMRLFYPTTSDVETLTLPKSLQFMYIPLRPFLGVWRKTGKLLK; encoded by the coding sequence ATGAACGACAGCTATGGTTTTGACATGAAACAAATGTCTAATGAATTAACATTATTAATTGAATTGCTGAAGACAACTAATGGAAATAACATCGGGGTAACGAATAATGAATATTTGAAAAAGACTGATTGGGATCAATTTCTCCAATTAACAATGTATCATCGGTTACACCCGTTAATTTACTTGAAATTGAAAGACCTTGAATGTGAATATATTCCTGCACTTGTTATGCAAAGACTTGAACAAGAATATAAAAAAAATGCTTATGAGATGCTTAAATTGAGTGGTGAAATGGGCTACGTAAGTGAATTGTTTAGGGAAAATAATATTCGTTCCCTTTTTTTAAAGGGCCCTGTTATTGCTTTAGATCTTTACGGAGATGTCTCACTGCGAACATCTAAGGATTTAGATATACTAATTTCACTAAATGATCTCGATAAAACAAGAGAAATTCTTTTGAAATGTGGATATGAAAAAGAGGAAGTGCTCACCCCGTTAGGGAATAAAGTTGGGCGGATGCTAGCGAAGGATGAAAATTATGTTCATCCTAAAAAGGGAACTATTATCGAAATTCACTGGAAGCTACATCCCTACTCATTGAACGAACCGGATTTTGAGGAATTATGGGGAAGAAAAAGGATAAAAAACTTTGGGAATTATCCTATACACTTTCTGGGGGAAGAAGATTTATTTTTATTTTTGGTTGCCCATGGTGCCCGGCATGGATGGTTCCGTCTACGTTGGCTGTTAGATATTCATCAAATTATGAGCAATCAGATCAACACAGAAGGGAATTCTAGCATACTAAAAAAAATCGATCATCGACACTTAGTATGGGGGGTTAATTACTTAGGTCAGGCCATTATTTTAACTTCAATGTTATTCGACACCCCTATCAATGGTGCCGTGCAATCCATAACCGAAAGAAACGGTGCTAAAAAGTTAGCGAAAAAAACATTAATCCATCTTTCGTGGCAGGCGCAATTAAAAAACACCCCATCAAGGGAATATCTAGATAAATCCCCTGCGCGCTATACTTTTTCAATTATGCCTAGCAATCAAAAGATCATATTTCTTATGCGGTTATTCTATCCAACTACTAGTGATGTTGAAACACTTACGTTGCCTAAATCACTCCAATTTATGTATATACCGTTACGTCCATTTCTAGGGGTATGGAGAAAAACAGGGAAACTTTTAAAATGA
- a CDS encoding acetyltransferase codes for MCNFAQEWIESRKDNKIIIIGAGSLGKMTASILADNNDYDLNNIAFLDDNIMPGQKILDFMVIGKPVDLEGIDCDGESVDFVIGIANNKIRRIVADTFGNFNYVNVIHKTASISKYANLGYGNIILPHVSIDPDAVIENHVIINKNSTIGHNVTLRDYSQACPGTNLGGDIGKGVFLGLGSTVLPGIRVGENSVIGAGAVVNKDIPANCVAVGIPCKPVKSID; via the coding sequence ATGTGTAACTTTGCTCAAGAATGGATTGAGTCCAGAAAAGATAATAAAATAATAATTATTGGTGCGGGAAGTTTGGGAAAAATGACAGCCAGTATTTTAGCAGATAATAATGACTACGACTTAAATAATATTGCATTTTTAGATGATAATATAATGCCTGGTCAAAAAATACTTGACTTTATGGTTATAGGAAAACCAGTGGACTTAGAAGGTATTGACTGTGATGGTGAATCGGTAGACTTTGTAATTGGAATTGCAAATAATAAAATTAGAAGAATTGTGGCAGATACTTTCGGAAATTTCAATTATGTAAACGTAATACATAAAACTGCAAGCATTTCAAAATATGCTAACCTTGGCTATGGAAATATAATTTTACCACATGTAAGTATAGATCCAGATGCGGTAATTGAAAATCATGTCATTATAAATAAAAACTCAACTATAGGACATAACGTTACTTTACGCGATTATTCACAAGCCTGCCCAGGAACAAATTTGGGGGGAGATATAGGAAAAGGTGTTTTCTTAGGTTTAGGAAGCACTGTATTACCGGGTATTCGGGTTGGCGAGAATTCTGTAATTGGGGCCGGGGCGGTTGTAAACAAGGATATTCCCGCGAATTGTGTAGCTGTTGGAATCCCATGTAAACCGGTAAAGAGTATTGATTAA
- a CDS encoding aminotransferase class I/II-fold pyridoxal phosphate-dependent enzyme translates to MNKRILLSSPHMSGNEQKYINEAFETNWIAPLGPNVNAFEDELANYAGTKEAAATSSGTAAIHLALELLGVGRGDKVFCSSLTFVASANPILYLGAEPIFIDSEEETWNMSPKALACAMREAKAEGKIPKAVIVVNLYGQSAKMDELITICDEYGVPVIEDAAESLGSLYKGKKSGSFGYYGIYSFNGNKIITTSGGGMLISDDVDALARSRFLATQARDAAPHYQHSKIGYNYRMSNILAGIGRAQLEVLDERVKARRNVFDRYVEALGEIEGLHFMPELEGTYSNRWLTALTLDPNIVKVTPYELIDALEGECIEARPVWKPLHMQPLFEGCKFYPHSEDNVVSKRLFEEGICLPSGSNMTAEQQEKVITTLKTQLS, encoded by the coding sequence ATGAATAAACGAATTTTATTATCTTCTCCTCATATGAGCGGAAATGAACAGAAATACATAAATGAAGCATTTGAAACGAATTGGATTGCACCGCTCGGGCCGAATGTGAATGCATTTGAAGATGAACTAGCAAATTATGCGGGGACTAAAGAGGCTGCGGCCACTTCATCTGGTACGGCAGCAATCCATTTAGCATTGGAACTGCTTGGGGTTGGGCGAGGGGACAAGGTTTTTTGTTCGAGTTTGACGTTTGTTGCAAGTGCAAATCCAATTCTATATCTGGGAGCCGAGCCAATCTTCATTGATTCGGAAGAGGAAACATGGAATATGTCTCCGAAGGCTTTAGCATGTGCTATGAGAGAAGCGAAAGCTGAAGGGAAAATACCAAAGGCTGTAATTGTAGTGAATTTATATGGCCAAAGTGCAAAGATGGATGAACTGATAACGATTTGCGATGAGTACGGCGTCCCTGTTATCGAGGACGCGGCAGAGTCGCTTGGTTCTCTTTATAAAGGGAAGAAAAGCGGATCATTCGGTTACTATGGCATTTATTCATTTAACGGAAACAAAATTATTACAACCTCTGGCGGTGGTATGCTCATTTCGGACGATGTCGATGCACTAGCGCGGTCGCGATTCTTGGCAACCCAAGCAAGAGATGCGGCACCACATTACCAACATAGTAAAATAGGCTATAACTACCGTATGAGTAACATTCTTGCTGGCATCGGACGTGCACAGCTTGAGGTGTTGGATGAGCGAGTGAAAGCAAGACGCAATGTGTTTGACAGATATGTTGAAGCGTTAGGTGAGATTGAAGGTCTTCACTTCATGCCTGAGCTTGAGGGGACATATTCGAATCGTTGGCTAACGGCTTTGACGTTGGATCCTAATATTGTTAAGGTGACCCCTTATGAACTTATAGATGCCCTTGAGGGAGAGTGTATCGAAGCAAGACCCGTTTGGAAACCACTTCATATGCAACCCTTATTTGAGGGATGTAAATTCTATCCGCATAGTGAGGATAATGTAGTGAGTAAGCGGTTGTTTGAGGAAGGAATTTGTCTGCCGTCGGGATCAAATATGACAGCCGAGCAGCAAGAAAAAGTTATTACCACTTTGAAAACCCAACTTTCTTAA
- a CDS encoding capsular polysaccharide biosynthesis protein CapF: MKVLVTGAAGFLGQNLVAELKNQGYEDVLLFTRDHTRDDLEKYTKECDFVFHLAGVNRPENENEFMEGNVIFTSLLLELLRKHNNHSPILITSSIQAENNNPYGVSKKVGENLLFEYAKETGTDVYVYRLPNLFGKWSKPNYNTVVATYCHNIARDLDIQVNNPDAELTLCYIDDVMEEFVNALKGSPTKFDNYCFVQTTHSIKLGELAELIKSFKESRSTLSVLDMEDALTKKLYSTYLSFLPEDQFSYDLKMNKDHRGSFTEFIRTPERGQVSVNISKPGITKGNHWHHTKNEKFLVVSGEGLIRFRKIDSDEIIEYRVNGEKLEAVDIPTGYTHSIVNVGATDLVTVMWVNECFDPEKPDTIFLEV, encoded by the coding sequence GTGAAAGTTCTTGTAACGGGGGCAGCGGGATTCCTTGGTCAAAATTTAGTAGCGGAGTTGAAAAACCAGGGATATGAGGATGTACTTTTGTTTACTAGGGATCATACAAGAGATGATTTGGAAAAGTATACAAAAGAATGTGATTTTGTATTTCACTTAGCCGGAGTAAACAGACCAGAAAATGAAAATGAGTTCATGGAAGGAAATGTTATATTTACTTCCTTGTTGTTAGAGCTACTAAGAAAGCATAACAACCATTCACCAATTCTTATTACCTCTTCTATACAAGCCGAAAACAATAATCCCTATGGTGTAAGTAAGAAAGTTGGGGAGAATTTATTGTTCGAATACGCAAAAGAAACAGGAACAGATGTATATGTATATAGATTACCGAATTTATTCGGCAAGTGGAGTAAACCTAACTATAATACAGTTGTTGCTACTTATTGCCATAATATTGCTAGGGATCTAGATATACAAGTCAATAATCCAGATGCAGAACTTACCTTATGCTATATAGACGATGTAATGGAAGAGTTTGTTAACGCACTTAAAGGATCTCCTACGAAATTCGATAATTATTGTTTTGTACAAACAACCCATTCGATTAAGCTGGGGGAACTGGCAGAACTTATTAAAAGTTTTAAAGAAAGTAGAAGTACACTAAGTGTTCTTGATATGGAGGACGCTTTGACGAAGAAGCTTTATAGTACTTATTTAAGTTTTTTACCTGAAGATCAATTCTCTTATGATTTAAAGATGAATAAGGATCACAGAGGCTCTTTCACTGAATTTATCCGTACGCCTGAACGTGGGCAAGTATCAGTGAATATATCCAAACCAGGGATTACGAAAGGTAATCATTGGCACCACACTAAAAATGAGAAATTTCTAGTGGTAAGTGGGGAAGGACTTATCAGATTTAGAAAAATAGATTCGGACGAAATCATTGAATATCGAGTGAATGGTGAAAAACTTGAAGCTGTAGATATACCTACTGGTTACACACACTCTATAGTAAACGTCGGAGCAACGGACTTAGTAACGGTCATGTGGGTCAATGAATGCTTTGATCCTGAAAAGCCGGACACAATATTTTTGGAGGTATAG
- a CDS encoding glycosyltransferase: protein MQIPLKRLSGRKGKQAMHIMIFDVPAESGGALSMLHEVYEEALANEDKTIKWTFVVSKPDLKETENIKVLRFPWIKRSWIHRLYFDNFVAPKIVKRNKVDYVLSLQNITVPSVNCGQVLYVHQSLPFVDHKFSFRENKKLWIYQNVIGKKIIKSIQKADYTIVQAEWMKRACINKAGIRNEIIEVIPPKVKVEVNKSFKPTNESLSTFFYPANGMKYKNHKVIVEAASSLKKTTVKKHEIIFTLTGNENEYISSLYERVKKEKLPIKFCGKMSKKEVFEMYTRSVLIFPSFIETFGLPLLESRNHGGIILASDTPFAHEILETYQNSYYFQYEDYRKLSELMTDILTSKILHNNTEKGMNGDGEKVKSLISFLIKCAE from the coding sequence ATGCAGATACCATTAAAAAGGTTGTCTGGAAGAAAGGGTAAGCAAGCTATGCATATAATGATATTTGATGTGCCTGCCGAAAGTGGTGGGGCCCTTTCGATGTTGCACGAAGTGTATGAGGAAGCGCTCGCCAATGAAGATAAAACGATTAAGTGGACCTTTGTAGTTAGTAAACCAGATTTAAAAGAAACAGAAAATATTAAGGTATTAAGGTTCCCATGGATTAAGAGAAGTTGGATTCATAGGTTATACTTTGATAACTTTGTAGCACCGAAAATTGTTAAGCGAAACAAGGTAGATTATGTTTTATCACTTCAAAATATAACTGTTCCTAGTGTGAATTGTGGGCAAGTATTATATGTACATCAATCGTTGCCGTTTGTTGACCATAAGTTTTCATTCCGGGAAAATAAAAAACTTTGGATATACCAGAATGTTATAGGCAAAAAGATTATAAAATCAATTCAAAAAGCAGACTATACTATAGTGCAAGCAGAATGGATGAAGCGGGCATGTATTAATAAGGCTGGCATAAGGAACGAAATAATTGAGGTTATTCCACCCAAAGTGAAGGTCGAAGTAAATAAATCTTTTAAGCCAACCAATGAATCATTATCAACATTTTTCTACCCTGCAAATGGAATGAAATATAAGAATCATAAAGTTATCGTTGAAGCCGCGAGTTCTTTAAAGAAAACGACTGTCAAAAAACATGAAATAATATTCACTTTAACTGGAAATGAAAATGAGTATATTTCCAGTTTGTATGAGAGAGTGAAGAAAGAGAAACTACCCATTAAGTTTTGCGGGAAAATGTCTAAAAAGGAAGTATTTGAAATGTATACAAGGTCAGTATTGATTTTTCCATCATTTATTGAAACTTTTGGATTACCCCTTTTAGAGTCAAGAAATCATGGGGGAATAATACTGGCTTCAGATACTCCTTTTGCCCATGAGATACTAGAAACCTATCAAAACTCATACTACTTTCAATATGAGGATTATCGTAAGTTATCGGAATTGATGACCGATATATTAACATCAAAAATACTTCATAATAATACCGAAAAAGGAATGAATGGCGATGGAGAAAAAGTAAAGAGTTTAATAAGTTTTTTAATAAAATGTGCAGAGTGA